The Leadbetterella byssophila DSM 17132 DNA window TTAATATAGACGCAGTTCAGTTTGGGAGAGCAGCCCTTCTAGGGCAAATGACGGTCGGCTTTCCGTTGAGTCCGTTAACGGCTTCTACATTTTTGCTGATTGGTATGGCTGAGGTGGATCTGGGAGATCACCAAAAACATACATTTTTTTGGGCATGGGGTACTACTTTGGTTATGACGCTAGTAGCGATTTTGACCGGTTCAATATTTTTATAGATGAAAGAAACAATTAGAATAGGGTGTGGTGCGGGATTTTCAGGCGACAGGTTTGAACCCGCAGTTATTTTAGCTGAGAAGGGACAATTGGATTACCTTGTTCTGGAATGCCTGGCAGAGAGAACAATTGCTTTGGCTCAACAGCAAAAGCAAATTAACCCTGATCTGGGCTATGATCCGTTTTTAGAAAGGAGAATAAGCTCTCTCTTGCCTTTTTTAGAAAAGAAGAAGATCCGGTTAATCACAAATATGGGAGCGGCCAATCCTATTGCTGCAGCTCGTAAAGTAAAGGAATTATGTTTAGAACAGGGACTTGATCTTAAGGTTGCAGCTGTAACGGGAGATGATGTTTTAGGTTTAATTACAGGAAACGAAATGGCAATTGAAACCAATAAGCCTATTTCAGAGTCCGGCAGTTTGGTTTCAGCAAATGCGTACTTAGGTATAGAAGGAATCATAGAATCTCTCGCAGCAGATTCAGATATCATAATCACCGGACGTGTGGCAGACCCATCGTTGTTCCTGGCTCCTATGGTATTTGAGTTTGGCTGGACGGATGCTGAGCAGTTTGGACAAGGTACCGTTATTGGACACTTATTAGAATGTGGAGGCCAATTGACAGGGGGGTACTTTATGGATGTTTCCAGAAAGAAGATAGCTGATCCAGCAAACCTGGGTTTCCCAATAGCAGAGGTTAGCAGAAATGGTGCTGCTATTCTTTCTAAGGTCGATGGAACCGGGGGAAATCTGAATTTAAGAACAGTGAAGGAACAATTGCTTTATGAAGTGTTAAATCCCTATAAGTACATAACTCCTGACGTTATAGCTGATTTTAGTAAAGTGAGATTAACGGAACTCAGAAAGGATGAGGTTCTTGTAGAAGGCGGTATCGGGGCGGAAGCCAGTAACTACTTAAAAGTAAGTGTAGGATATAAAGCATATCATCTTGGAGAAGGTGAGATTTCATATACGGGGTATGATGCCGTTGATAGATCAAAACTAGCTATTACTATTCTTGAAGAAAGATTGAAATCAGATGGTGTGCAGGAAGTGCGTTACGATCTGATTGGGCTTAACTCTATCAATGAAGACAAGTTTAGTGTAAACAGTTTTCCTTATGATGTAAGATTAAGAGTAGCTGCAAAGTGTTCTTCAAAAATTGAGGCTCAAAGAATTGGTGAAGAAGTGGAAGCACTTTATACCAATGGACCCGCCGGAGGAGGTGGCTCTAGGAAGTATTATAAAGAAGTAATAGGTATTCACTCCATTTTTGTGAGAAAAGAAGATGTATCATTTAAAGTAACCATTTTATGACAAAACTATACCATCTGGCTCATAGCAGAGCCGGAGATAAAGGAAATACGTCAACCTTATCACTGATTCCTTTTAAGGAAGAAGATTATCCGCTTTTATGCGAAAAAGTTACAGTTGAAAAAGTAAGAGAACATTTATGGTCTTTTTTACAGGGAAGTATTACACGCTATGAGTTGTATAATATTAAAAGCCTCTTGTTTGTGTGTGAAGGTGCTTTGTCAGGAGGTGTTACTACGTCTTTATCATTAGATCCACATGGAAAGTGCTTGAGCTCTTTATTGCTAGAAATGGAGATATAGTAAGAAGATAGAACTCTATCCCTAATTTATACAAATATGAAATTTTAGCATTATCTTTTTATGCTATAGGAGTCATTATTTTAACATAAATATTGTAACCCTCCCCTTTTTAGGACATAGTATAATTAAACAAAGATATTGATTTATTGTTCTTCCAGCAGGGGGTGCTAGCTCCCCCTGCTGGAAATGAAGTGCTCAAATTTTTAAACTTTTCCGGGGTGAATCCTCCTAGTGATTCATGCGGTCTTTGGGTATGATAATCCTTCATAAATTCTTCTGCCAGGATTCTGACCTGATGGATATTTTCAAACACATAAGCGTCCCGTATAGATTCTCTAAAAGTTCGGTTAAAACGTTATCCATTCTGAAAGGGCTTTCCGGGCTGGATATAAAGGAGTCTGATGTCATTCTCTCTACACCAGTCAGCCAACACCTTTGCAATATATTCAGGGCCGTTATCAACTCTGATTTGGGTAGGCTTACCTCTATATGCGATTAGATCCTCCAGACTTTGAACTACCATGTTCGACTGTATACTGAAATGAGCCTCTACGGCCAGAGCTTCCCGGTTATAATCATCGATGATATTCAAAATTCTGATCTTCCGGCCATTGTCAAGAACATCATGCATGAAGTCCATGCTCCAGGTATGATTGATACCTTCCGGCTGAATCAACGGTACTTTAACACGTGCAGGAAGCCTCTTGCGAGTCTTTTGACGAAGGTTTAGACCCAATGAAGGTAAATCCTGCGGACACGCTTGTAATTCCATTTAAGGCCCTGATTCCGTATCCTTTGATACATCTTATCCTGACCCTCCTTCGGATGATTTTCGGCTAGACCTAGTAGCTTTCCTCTTACTTCTGTATCGTCTTTTACAGAAGAATAGTAATAAACGGAACGACTTAAATCCATGATCTTACAGGCCTTTTGCATGCTCATGCCATACTCGTTTACGATATAATTCACCACCACTCGCTTTTCAAAAGGTCCTAAAACTTTTTTGATAGTACGTCCTTGAGAACGGCGTGATCCAGGGCCAGATCAGCATACATCTTCTTTAATCTGGCATTCTCCTGTTGAAGAGATTTTAGTTCTGCCAGATCCGTCCCACTCATCCCTGAATACTTCTTCTTCCAGTTATGGAAAGTGGCTTTGTGAATATTTAATTCCCGGAAGATGTCTTCTACCTTACGACCGTTCTCGTACTCTCCCACTACTTTCACAATCTGATGTTCTGAGTGCTTACTCTTTTTCATTGTTACAAGTTAATGTTAAACCTTTATTGTTGCGTTTTAACTTGTCCTATTTTTGGGGAGGGTTACAACAGGAAAGTCGCTCGTTCAAGTTGGGATAATGTCCATTTACTCTGGTGTTTAAATAGTAAAAATCTGCTACGCGCTAATACTTGTTTTAATGTATCTCCGTTTGGAAAAATTTCCGGCTCGTATGTTTCCTTGTTCAGTTTCGCTTTCGCAATGGCTTCATTCTCTTGGTCTATAGCCTCCCATCGGTACTTTATGCGTAATTCTTGAACTGCATCGAAGGCTAGTTTTTGTACGTGAAAGCGGTCTATTACCCTAGATGCATGGGGGAAACTGAGTCTGACGGCCTTTATCATGTTAGCCGCCATGTCTAAAGTTACCTCCTTTGCCTTTTTGCGAAGATGCCACGGAATCTTTTGCATTACCGCACCAATATCTTCTGCTCGGGTACCTTTAATCATGGCTACTAAAGCCCCTTTTCGCCCCGCTGCAGCCTTATTGGTAACGATGGTATGAGTTCACCATGGGATAGCGCGGTTTCATCAATACTTAAGCGCTCGCCAATATGGTCTACAAACAACATCCACTCTTGAGCGTGTTCCTTCTGATCCCAATCGTGGTAATCGCTAAAATGATCTTTGTATTGCTGGCCCAATTGTTTTCCATCAACATGAAAGAAATGGCCTAATTGATGACTACTTACCGGATTGTGGTCCAAATATTTTTTTTAAGAACAACCCAAATTCTTGTGTCATTCTTAACTAGGCGTCCCCGATCCCTTTGCAACCAAAGCCCAATCTCTGCTAATCGTCTCACCACTCGATATTACGCGCCATCTACGTCTAAGTATATGATAATAGACTTTTTTACTCCGAATGGGGAAATTCTGAACCCGTATTTCAAGAAGAAAACCTTTAAACTCTAATTACTCAGGCAAATATTCAGTCGGAGCTAGATTGAGCTCTTTCAAATGAAAATTGAGCGTCCCCTCTACTTCCTCAACTTTGGTCAAGTCAAAATATTCAACCATTTCTTTGGGAAACAATAACTCCTCCTGCGCGCTCAATTTCTTCTAGTTTTTTCTCGCAAAGAAACTACAAAATTCATCTCCCCCCAAGAATTTCACTTGATCCAGGAAAAGTGGATAGCTTACATTGGGAGTTTTATCTGACATGTAGGGGAAAATCTAGTGTTTGGCGGCAGGTAGACCAAGAAGCTCAAATTATTGAACTTCGTATTTGGTGGAGGGATCTGAGCCGGAGGTAGCGTTTTTTGAAAAGATTAGGAAGGGTTTTAGCTTGTAAATCAATAACGATCCATGGATCAGATACTTTCCAGTTTTACGACTTAATGGATGTGCAGGCACTTTTACCTTAAAAGAGAAAGCTAGGCAATGCATTTTGTAATGATTTCATGACCATTGTTGGTGTCAAACGGAAAGAGAAAATTTACGAGTATTTTCCTTTTTTAGTTTGCTAGCTTGCTACTGATGAAGGATGATAAGGCACGTAGATTGATTCGAAAAACTGTATTAAGGCGAGGTGGACTAACATGATGTTTATCCAGGTTATGCTTAACACAGGTTCTGACTTTTTTTTAGGTGATACGAATATGGCCTTTAATTAGTTATCTTTTGAGAGGTGGAGTGCAGCCTCTAAAATTTCCTTGCTGTTTCCTCCTCCGTAATTTGAAAAGAGGACGAGCGTACATTTCTGTTCAGGAAAATACAAGAGGTTAGCGTCTACTCCTAGGGAACTGCCATTCATGCCATATCCAGTATATGAGCCAAGTTTCCACTTTTCCAATCCCAGACCATACCCACAGTCTTTGCAGTGCGGGTCTTCAAAAATAGCTGTCATAGCCTTCAGGGTTTCGGAATTTAGTAGCTTGCCACTAAAGAGCCCTTCTCCGAAGATCAAGAGTTCCTCAGCGGTACTGATGATACCGGCGGCGGGGTCACCGTCACTGTCTGCTGCGTCCCAACGGGTGACATCTTGGAGGTATGGCCCGGAACTGTTGTATCCTCGTGCTACGTTGTGGTTCTCCTTTCTGTGTATATAGGTTTCTTTAAGGCCTAGAGGTGTAAGTATATGCTCCTGCAGACATTCTGCAAATCGCTTTCCTGTGACTGATTCTATGATCCATTCCAATAGCCAGTATCCGGCATTGCTATACTGGGTCATGCTTCCGGGCGTATACTTAAGAGGTTCATTATAGATGTAGCGCTGTAGCCTTTGCCTAGAAGTGAGACTAGCAAAATACTCTGCGTTATTGATCAAGCCCAATTGGTATTCCAAATTGTCGTCTGTTGGGTGGGATAAGCCGCTAGTATGATTTAACAAGTTGCGTATGATGATTTCATCCACTTGTGGAATTTTACCTTGTAGCGCTGGCAAGTGCGTAGTTACTTTGTCATCCAAGTCAATAAGCCCATTTTCGACGAGCTTCAGAATCAATGCCGCCGTGTACATCTTCGTCACGCTGCCCGTGCGGAACGGTGTACATACCATCATTTTTGTCATGTGGTCTAAGTTGCTGTATCCCGTTGCTCCTATCCAGGGCTCTTTTCCGTTTTGTTTTATGGCAAGGATACTGCCGGGTGCTATGGTGCCTTTTTGATAAATGTCAAGGAGCTTCATGTAGGGTTCGTGCAAAGGGTGATGAGTGTACTCCGAAGCACAAGTTGCTAAGGTTGGAGCAGTTATATCATCCTGTTGACAAGACGCTGTATGAAATGCTATAAAGAAAATTCTTGCTACTATTTTCGTTCTCATAACTTTCAACATAATTTATGAACCAGCCATTTTTAGGCCCACCTGAATAAACTGGTGTGGCAGAATTGAGGAACTAGAATTTAGGAAAGGAGTATCCACATAACATCCATAACTGGCGTAAGGTATATACTTGCCGAACTGATGTCCATATTTAACCGTGGCGCCCGCTAACCACTTGCCCTGGGTAGCTTTACGGACGTAGTCTGTCTGTTTGTTTTGATAGAGGGGATTAGCTGGTCGGAAGAGATTGAATCCTCCGCCCACTCCTAAACTAATTTGGTTATCCTTATTTACAAATCGCGGCCCGAAATAGGTAGAGAATACATTGTTCGCGCCGTAAGATTTATTAGCTGAG harbors:
- a CDS encoding acyclic terpene utilization AtuA family protein, coding for MKETIRIGCGAGFSGDRFEPAVILAEKGQLDYLVLECLAERTIALAQQQKQINPDLGYDPFLERRISSLLPFLEKKKIRLITNMGAANPIAAARKVKELCLEQGLDLKVAAVTGDDVLGLITGNEMAIETNKPISESGSLVSANAYLGIEGIIESLAADSDIIITGRVADPSLFLAPMVFEFGWTDAEQFGQGTVIGHLLECGGQLTGGYFMDVSRKKIADPANLGFPIAEVSRNGAAILSKVDGTGGNLNLRTVKEQLLYEVLNPYKYITPDVIADFSKVRLTELRKDEVLVEGGIGAEASNYLKVSVGYKAYHLGEGEISYTGYDAVDRSKLAITILEERLKSDGVQEVRYDLIGLNSINEDKFSVNSFPYDVRLRVAAKCSSKIEAQRIGEEVEALYTNGPAGGGGSRKYYKEVIGIHSIFVRKEDVSFKVTIL
- a CDS encoding AtuA-related protein; translation: MTKLYHLAHSRAGDKGNTSTLSLIPFKEEDYPLLCEKVTVEKVREHLWSFLQGSITRYELYNIKSLLFVCEGALSGGVTTSLSLDPHGKCLSSLLLEMEI
- a CDS encoding transposase translates to MIKGTRAEDIGAVMQKIPWHLRKKAKEVTLDMAANMIKAVRLSFPHASRVIDRFHVQKLAFDAVQELRIKYRWEAIDQENEAIAKAKLNKETYEPEIFPNGDTLKQVLARSRFLLFKHQSKWTLSQLERATFLL
- a CDS encoding serine hydrolase domain-containing protein, with translation MRTKIVARIFFIAFHTASCQQDDITAPTLATCASEYTHHPLHEPYMKLLDIYQKGTIAPGSILAIKQNGKEPWIGATGYSNLDHMTKMMVCTPFRTGSVTKMYTAALILKLVENGLIDLDDKVTTHLPALQGKIPQVDEIIIRNLLNHTSGLSHPTDDNLEYQLGLINNAEYFASLTSRQRLQRYIYNEPLKYTPGSMTQYSNAGYWLLEWIIESVTGKRFAECLQEHILTPLGLKETYIHRKENHNVARGYNSSGPYLQDVTRWDAADSDGDPAAGIISTAEELLIFGEGLFSGKLLNSETLKAMTAIFEDPHCKDCGYGLGLEKWKLGSYTGYGMNGSSLGVDANLLYFPEQKCTLVLFSNYGGGNSKEILEAALHLSKDN